CCGGCGGCGACAGAATCAGATAGAGCGCAATCACGGAATGAATGATAATCCTGCCGGGAACGGACATCGGTTTGGCCTCCTTCAGTTCCTGGGGGTCCGGGGTTTGAGGGTGGCGAGAAAGCTGCGGACATCCTGCGCCAGTTTCTCACTGTCGCTGTCAGGCCGTTGGATGATGCCGAGAAAGTATCTGTCGAGCTTGAACAGGGCGAGATGCTCCTTTTCCTTGCGTCTGAGCATGAGGGTGTCGATTTGGCTGAAGCCGAGGGCCCGGGCGATGCTGTCGGCCTGCAACCCGCAGAGGGTGGTCAGGGCCGCCAGGTCGTCCGGATCGTCCAGATTGTGGGTGATGACCCGGCCGTCCCGCCGTACCAGAACAAAGGAGGCGACGCCGTCGATCTGGCTGATGCGGCGGGCGAAGCGCTCACTTGCCGAAGCTTTCCGCGTGTCCATCTCAGCTCTTTCCCTTCAGTTCCGCGGTGACCAGCTCGCGGTAGCGGGCCGCCATCTCCTCGTCTCCGATCTCCCGCACGATGACGCTCAGCAGGCCGTTCAGCAGGTTGTCGCCGCCGGCACCGGTTCGTCTGACTTCGGTCAAGGCTTCGTCAAACATGATGCTGGCCATGGGACCGACGACCTTGGCCAGCAGCCGGCGCATTGTTTCCGCCGCTTCGGGCAGCGGCTCGTCGGGGAGCAGGGCATCGGTTCTGGCCGCTGCCGTCTGGCTTCCGGAAACTGCCGGCTGAAAGTTTTCCATCGCCAGGTTGAGGGACATGCCCAGCAGGTTCATGTTGATCGCCGGATCACAGAGGATGGCCAGGCAGGTATTCTGATCGATGGGCCGGCAGACGATGGCGGTTTCCTCATACTGGAGGGTCAGGTCGGACAGATCGGGAAAGTTGAGTCGTCCGGCGGCCAGAATCTTGGCCAGCAGGCGGCCGATTTCGTTCAGTCGATCCGTCTTGAACAACCCGGGTAGACTGTTGGCGACCAGCCCCTTTCGGGAATGGTAGCAGCAGGCGCCGATGACGCCCGGGATGGACTTGATTTCGGTTACGAGCTGCTGCATGGTGTGCCTCCTGCCCAGATCAGGCCTCGTGGGCCAGCGTTGATTTCAGTTCGGCGAAGACTCGGGCCGGTTTGGCCCCGGGCTGCAGACTGGTCGCCACCCTGTAGGGCGGGTGGGCGAAAAGGATGGTCTTGCCGCCGTCGCCTTGGATGAGCATGTAACGCAGGTTGCCGCAGGCGAAGAGATTTTTCATCTCCGAGCAGATGCTCAGGTAGTAGGACGGATCGAGATGGGTGATGGAGCAGGGGGGCGAACTGTGCCGTTCGAGAAAGTTGTGCCCGTCGAAAACGGCGTATTCCCTGATGCCCGGATGCTCCTGCAGTGCCCGGGTCAACGCATCGAGCCGACGGGTTTCGTTGCTGGCGTCTTGCGTTGGGCTCTCGGGCGTTTCTCCGCCGGTTTCTGCGGCATTCCTTGCCGCCTCGTCCTTCAGGCGGAAGGCTTCCATGAGGATGAACTCGAGTGACGCATCGACCCGTTTCTGCTGCCTCCGGCAGATGTCGTCCATCTCGATTTCGGCCTCGTCCCAGGCCACGATCTGCAGTGCCGCCTGTTCCCCGCTCCGGTCTTTCGTATCGGCGTCGATCAGTTCGCCGCCGCGCAGATAGAGATAGCCGGCACGTCCGCGGCTGTGGACCTTGAGGGTACAGGTCTTCTTCTCCATGTGGATGAGCTGGAGAAAGGTCGACAGCGAGATGCCCTTGATGTAGCTCCGGCCGGTTGCGGTCAGCGCCCGGTCGATGGTTTCGGCCAGCAGGTCGATGTCGAGGGGTTTCTCCAGGTAGTGCAGGCTCGAATGGCTGGAGAGGCGCTCCTCGATTTCCGGCGTGCCGAAAGCGGTCATGACGATGACCGGCAAGGTCGGATAGCTTCGGGAAACATGGGCCAGAAGCTGAAAGCCGTCCATCACCGGCAGCTTGAGGTCGGTGACCAGCAGATCGATCTTTTCGCCGCTCAATATCTGCAGGGCTTCCCGCCCGTTGCCGGCCAGAAACAGCCGGTAGCCCTTT
This window of the Geothermobacter ehrlichii genome carries:
- a CDS encoding roadblock/LC7 domain-containing protein; protein product: MDTRKASASERFARRISQIDGVASFVLVRRDGRVITHNLDDPDDLAALTTLCGLQADSIARALGFSQIDTLMLRRKEKEHLALFKLDRYFLGIIQRPDSDSEKLAQDVRSFLATLKPRTPRN
- a CDS encoding DUF4388 domain-containing protein, with translation MKHILLVDDEKPFLLSLKDGLLATGKGYRLFLAGNGREALQILSGEKIDLLVTDLKLPVMDGFQLLAHVSRSYPTLPVIVMTAFGTPEIEERLSSHSSLHYLEKPLDIDLLAETIDRALTATGRSYIKGISLSTFLQLIHMEKKTCTLKVHSRGRAGYLYLRGGELIDADTKDRSGEQAALQIVAWDEAEIEMDDICRRQQKRVDASLEFILMEAFRLKDEAARNAAETGGETPESPTQDASNETRRLDALTRALQEHPGIREYAVFDGHNFLERHSSPPCSITHLDPSYYLSICSEMKNLFACGNLRYMLIQGDGGKTILFAHPPYRVATSLQPGAKPARVFAELKSTLAHEA